In Crassostrea angulata isolate pt1a10 chromosome 6, ASM2561291v2, whole genome shotgun sequence, a genomic segment contains:
- the LOC128188951 gene encoding glutamyl-tRNA(Gln) amidotransferase subunit C, mitochondrial-like, producing MLQRRLTYSVKFYIKRCFSSKVPEKPTWVTIDRSKLPKEPKVDREVVDLLERLSLVEFNNQEGVDRLTKAVHSANLLHAVNTDNVEPMDSVLEDRILYLRDDVVTDWNCLKDVMRNATKTLEDYYVAPPGNIPLKQKERDYGNKT from the exons atgctGCAACGAAGGTTAACGTATTCCGTAAAGTTTTATATCAAACGATGCTTCTCATCAAAG GTTCCAGAAAAACCAACATGGGTTACCATCGACAGATCGAAATTGCCAAAG GAGCCAAAAGTAGATAGAGAAGTGGTAGATTTACTAGAACGACTGTCTCTAGTTGAGTTTAATAATCAGGAGGGAGTGGACCGGTTGACAAAGGCTGTGCATTCTGCCAATTTGCTGCATGCAGTTAATACTGATAATGTTGAACCAATGGATTCAGTTTTAGAGGATAG aattttataTTTGAGAGATGATGTTGTAACAGACTGGAATTGTTTAAAAGATGTTATGAgaaatgcaacaaaaactttggAGGATTACTATGTTGCACCACCag GAAATATACCTCTAAAGCAAAAAGAAAGAGACTATGGAAACAAAACTTAG
- the LOC128186664 gene encoding vacuolar protein sorting-associated protein 53 homolog isoform X2, whose amino-acid sequence MATVDDDDVLDDDQLDVLLNFPPDIQEVIEQILPSDDPLDRADFNPIDYINTLFPTEQSLVNIDDVVGKMRMKIRKLDDEIRSVVRGQTNAGEDGRLALEEAQRAIQELFSKIKEIKDKADKSEEMVRKITRDIKQLDHAKKNLTSSITTLNHLHMLVGGVDSLSNLSKRRQYGEVANLLQGVQNVLEHFQKYMEIPQIKELSDRVKSIQSDLGSQILADFEEAFQGAGAKYGPSNQRQLKEACLVVDVLDSKVKKDLLAWFVKLQLSEYLVLFGEKEEVAWLDKIDRRYAWIKRTLVDFEEKFGPLFPEAWEVSERICIEFCNLTRSELSRIMGRRTHEIDVKLLLFAIQRTTNFEALIAKRFTGVTLNEAQSGRVANPQTQSSNPFVESTNPFETESEEEMSSSEESKEPLKQAGSPFTGIISKCFEQHLNIYIDSQDKNLAELINRFLEDLRQQGTPRMETEESSNVLPSCADLFVFYKKCMVQCSQLSTGKPMIDLTRTFQKYLREYANRVLLNNLPKASNQSGGISSASGLIQSILKEGEVTKFTEEEQCRICSILCTAEYCMETSQQLEEKLKEKVNPSLSNQIDMNSEQDTFHNVISNCIQLLVQDLETACEPALTAMSKMSWSSVESVGDQSGYISALTGHLKQNLPVIRDNLASSRKFFTQFCLKFANSFIPKFISHLFKCKNISTVAAEQLLLDTHSLKTILLDLPSLGSQVVRKAPTSYTKIVVKGMTRAEHILKVVMSPHTDQHRFVESYYRMLSDSDLNEFQKVLEMKGLRRSEQSNILEIYRAKMPVSAAAGSTHSDTNQNSALQTQTSEQESSRIRKLERLIKKRL is encoded by the exons ATGGCTACTGTTGACGATGATGATGTGTTAGATGATGATCAATTAGACGTATTACTCAATTTCCCACCTGATATACAGGAAGTCATTGAACAG ATTCTTCCTAGTGATGATCCCTTGGATAGAGCAGATTTTAATCCCATAGACTATATCAACACATTATTTCCTACAGAGCAGTCACTTGTGAACATTGACGATGTGGTTGGTAAAATGAGAATGAAAATAAG aaaaCTAGATGATGAGATACGGTCTGTGGTTCGAGGCCAAACCAATGCCGGAGAGGATGGCAGGCTAGCCCTGGAAGAAGCACAGCGAGCAATACAGGAACTGTTCTCCAAGATCAAGGAGATCAAAGACAAGGCAGACAAATCAGAGGAAATGGTGAGAA AAATAACTAGAGATATAAAACAACTAGATCATGCCAAAAAGAATCTGACTAGCTCCATTACAACACTTAATCATCTACATATGCTAGTGGGAGGTGTGGATTCTCTTTC GAATTTATCCAAGAGGCGACAATATGGAGAAGTTGCAAATTTACTCCAAGGAGTTCAGAACGTCTTGGAACACTTTCAGAAATACATGGAAATACCTCAAATTAAAGAACTATCTGACAG agttAAGTCAATTCAGTCTGATCTGGGATCACAAATTCTGGCTGATTTTGAGGAAGCTTTTCAAGGAGCTGGAGCAAAG tatGGTCCCTCCAATCAAAGACAACTGAAGGAAGCTTGCTTAGTTGTTGATGTTTTGGATTCCAAAGTAAAAAAAGATCTTCTTGCATGGTTCGTCAAACTTCAGCTATCTGAATATTTGGTCCTATTTGGTGAAAAAGAAGAA GTTGCTTGGTTGGACAAAATAGACAGACGATATGCATGGATAAAAAGAACATTAGTAGATTTTGAAGAGAAATTTGGTCCATTGTTTCCAGAGGCTTGGGAAGTTTCAGAAAGAATTTGTATTGAGTTCTGCAATTTAACGag GTCAGAGCTATCCAGAATTATGGGAAGAAGAACACATGAGATTGATGTCAAACTGTTGCTTTTTGCAATCCAGAGAACAACAAACTTTGAAGCTTTGATAGCAAAAAGATTTACTGGAGTGACATTGAATGAAGCACAG AGTGGGAGAGTAGCTAATCCCCAAACACAGTCTTCAAACCCATTTGTAGAGTCTACAAATCCTTTCGAGACAGAATCGGAAGAAGAAATGAGTTCATCTGAAGAATCAAAG GAGCCTTTGAAGCAGGCTGGTTCTCCATTCACAGGCATCATATCAAAATGCTTTGAACAACACCTTAATATTTACATTGATTCCCAAGACAA GAATCTAGCAGAATTAATAAACCGGTTTCTGGAAGATCTAAGGCAGCAGGGAACCCCTAGAATGGAGACAGAGGAGAGCAGCAATGTGCTGCCAAGCTGTGCTGATCTGTTTGTGTTCTACAAAAAGTGCATGGTCCAGTGTTCCCAGCTCAGCACAGGCAAGCCGATGATTGATCTCACTAGAACTTTCCAAAAATACCTCAGAGAATACGCCAATAGAGTCCTCCTCAACAATTTGCCAAA GGCCTCAAACCAGAGTGGAGGGATCAGCTCAGCGTCCGGTTTAATTCAAAGCATCCTGAAAGAAGGGGAGGTCACCAAGTTTACAGAGGAGGAACAGTGTCGGATCTGTAGCATACTGTGTACAGCTGAATACTGCATGGAGACCAGTCAGCAGCTGGAAGAGAAACTGAAAGAGAAAGTCAACCCCAGTCTCTCTAATCAGATTGATATGAACTCAGAGCAAGACACATTCCacaa TGTTATATCCAATTGCATACAGCTTTTGGTGCAGGATTTAGAAACTGCTTGTGAGCCAGCACTCACAGCAATGAGCAAG atgtctTGGTCATCGGTTGAGTCTGTGGGAGATCAGAGTGGTTATATATCAGCCCTCACAGGCCACCTCAAGCAGAATCTACCAGTCATTAGGGACAACCTAGCTTCATCTCGCAAATTCTTtacacaattttgtttaaagtttgcCAA TTCCTTTATCCCAAAGTTCATCAGTCATctctttaaatgtaaaaacattaGCACAGTGGCTGCAGAGCAG CTGCTCCTAGACACCCATTCTCTGAAGACAATTCTGCTAGATCTACCGTCACTTGGATCCCAAGTTGTTAGGAAAGCTCCAAcaag ttaCACAAAAATAGTTGTGAAAGGCATGACTAGAGCAGAGCATATCCTTAAG GTTGTGATGTCACCACATACTGACCAGCATCGATTTGTAGAGAGCTACTACAGAATGCTCAGTGATTCAGATCTGAATGAATTCCAGAAAGTTTTAGAAATGAAG GGTTTGCGGAGGAGTGAGCAAAGCAACATTCTAGAAATTTATCGAGCAAAAATGCCAGTGTCTGCAGCAGCAGGATCTACACATAGTGACACGAACCAGAACAGTGCCCTACAAACTCAAACCTCAGAACAGGAATCTAGTAGAATCCGAAAACTGGAGAGGTTGATCAAGAAGAGACTTTAA
- the LOC128186664 gene encoding vacuolar protein sorting-associated protein 53 homolog isoform X1, with product MATVDDDDVLDDDQLDVLLNFPPDIQEVIEQILPSDDPLDRADFNPIDYINTLFPTEQSLVNIDDVVGKMRMKIRKLDDEIRSVVRGQTNAGEDGRLALEEAQRAIQELFSKIKEIKDKADKSEEMVKEITRDIKQLDHAKKNLTSSITTLNHLHMLVGGVDSLSNLSKRRQYGEVANLLQGVQNVLEHFQKYMEIPQIKELSDRVKSIQSDLGSQILADFEEAFQGAGAKYGPSNQRQLKEACLVVDVLDSKVKKDLLAWFVKLQLSEYLVLFGEKEEVAWLDKIDRRYAWIKRTLVDFEEKFGPLFPEAWEVSERICIEFCNLTRSELSRIMGRRTHEIDVKLLLFAIQRTTNFEALIAKRFTGVTLNEAQSGRVANPQTQSSNPFVESTNPFETESEEEMSSSEESKEPLKQAGSPFTGIISKCFEQHLNIYIDSQDKNLAELINRFLEDLRQQGTPRMETEESSNVLPSCADLFVFYKKCMVQCSQLSTGKPMIDLTRTFQKYLREYANRVLLNNLPKASNQSGGISSASGLIQSILKEGEVTKFTEEEQCRICSILCTAEYCMETSQQLEEKLKEKVNPSLSNQIDMNSEQDTFHNVISNCIQLLVQDLETACEPALTAMSKMSWSSVESVGDQSGYISALTGHLKQNLPVIRDNLASSRKFFTQFCLKFANSFIPKFISHLFKCKNISTVAAEQLLLDTHSLKTILLDLPSLGSQVVRKAPTSYTKIVVKGMTRAEHILKVVMSPHTDQHRFVESYYRMLSDSDLNEFQKVLEMKGLRRSEQSNILEIYRAKMPVSAAAGSTHSDTNQNSALQTQTSEQESSRIRKLERLIKKRL from the exons ATGGCTACTGTTGACGATGATGATGTGTTAGATGATGATCAATTAGACGTATTACTCAATTTCCCACCTGATATACAGGAAGTCATTGAACAG ATTCTTCCTAGTGATGATCCCTTGGATAGAGCAGATTTTAATCCCATAGACTATATCAACACATTATTTCCTACAGAGCAGTCACTTGTGAACATTGACGATGTGGTTGGTAAAATGAGAATGAAAATAAG aaaaCTAGATGATGAGATACGGTCTGTGGTTCGAGGCCAAACCAATGCCGGAGAGGATGGCAGGCTAGCCCTGGAAGAAGCACAGCGAGCAATACAGGAACTGTTCTCCAAGATCAAGGAGATCAAAGACAAGGCAGACAAATCAGAGGAAATG GTGAAAGAAATAACTAGAGATATAAAACAACTAGATCATGCCAAAAAGAATCTGACTAGCTCCATTACAACACTTAATCATCTACATATGCTAGTGGGAGGTGTGGATTCTCTTTC GAATTTATCCAAGAGGCGACAATATGGAGAAGTTGCAAATTTACTCCAAGGAGTTCAGAACGTCTTGGAACACTTTCAGAAATACATGGAAATACCTCAAATTAAAGAACTATCTGACAG agttAAGTCAATTCAGTCTGATCTGGGATCACAAATTCTGGCTGATTTTGAGGAAGCTTTTCAAGGAGCTGGAGCAAAG tatGGTCCCTCCAATCAAAGACAACTGAAGGAAGCTTGCTTAGTTGTTGATGTTTTGGATTCCAAAGTAAAAAAAGATCTTCTTGCATGGTTCGTCAAACTTCAGCTATCTGAATATTTGGTCCTATTTGGTGAAAAAGAAGAA GTTGCTTGGTTGGACAAAATAGACAGACGATATGCATGGATAAAAAGAACATTAGTAGATTTTGAAGAGAAATTTGGTCCATTGTTTCCAGAGGCTTGGGAAGTTTCAGAAAGAATTTGTATTGAGTTCTGCAATTTAACGag GTCAGAGCTATCCAGAATTATGGGAAGAAGAACACATGAGATTGATGTCAAACTGTTGCTTTTTGCAATCCAGAGAACAACAAACTTTGAAGCTTTGATAGCAAAAAGATTTACTGGAGTGACATTGAATGAAGCACAG AGTGGGAGAGTAGCTAATCCCCAAACACAGTCTTCAAACCCATTTGTAGAGTCTACAAATCCTTTCGAGACAGAATCGGAAGAAGAAATGAGTTCATCTGAAGAATCAAAG GAGCCTTTGAAGCAGGCTGGTTCTCCATTCACAGGCATCATATCAAAATGCTTTGAACAACACCTTAATATTTACATTGATTCCCAAGACAA GAATCTAGCAGAATTAATAAACCGGTTTCTGGAAGATCTAAGGCAGCAGGGAACCCCTAGAATGGAGACAGAGGAGAGCAGCAATGTGCTGCCAAGCTGTGCTGATCTGTTTGTGTTCTACAAAAAGTGCATGGTCCAGTGTTCCCAGCTCAGCACAGGCAAGCCGATGATTGATCTCACTAGAACTTTCCAAAAATACCTCAGAGAATACGCCAATAGAGTCCTCCTCAACAATTTGCCAAA GGCCTCAAACCAGAGTGGAGGGATCAGCTCAGCGTCCGGTTTAATTCAAAGCATCCTGAAAGAAGGGGAGGTCACCAAGTTTACAGAGGAGGAACAGTGTCGGATCTGTAGCATACTGTGTACAGCTGAATACTGCATGGAGACCAGTCAGCAGCTGGAAGAGAAACTGAAAGAGAAAGTCAACCCCAGTCTCTCTAATCAGATTGATATGAACTCAGAGCAAGACACATTCCacaa TGTTATATCCAATTGCATACAGCTTTTGGTGCAGGATTTAGAAACTGCTTGTGAGCCAGCACTCACAGCAATGAGCAAG atgtctTGGTCATCGGTTGAGTCTGTGGGAGATCAGAGTGGTTATATATCAGCCCTCACAGGCCACCTCAAGCAGAATCTACCAGTCATTAGGGACAACCTAGCTTCATCTCGCAAATTCTTtacacaattttgtttaaagtttgcCAA TTCCTTTATCCCAAAGTTCATCAGTCATctctttaaatgtaaaaacattaGCACAGTGGCTGCAGAGCAG CTGCTCCTAGACACCCATTCTCTGAAGACAATTCTGCTAGATCTACCGTCACTTGGATCCCAAGTTGTTAGGAAAGCTCCAAcaag ttaCACAAAAATAGTTGTGAAAGGCATGACTAGAGCAGAGCATATCCTTAAG GTTGTGATGTCACCACATACTGACCAGCATCGATTTGTAGAGAGCTACTACAGAATGCTCAGTGATTCAGATCTGAATGAATTCCAGAAAGTTTTAGAAATGAAG GGTTTGCGGAGGAGTGAGCAAAGCAACATTCTAGAAATTTATCGAGCAAAAATGCCAGTGTCTGCAGCAGCAGGATCTACACATAGTGACACGAACCAGAACAGTGCCCTACAAACTCAAACCTCAGAACAGGAATCTAGTAGAATCCGAAAACTGGAGAGGTTGATCAAGAAGAGACTTTAA
- the LOC128186664 gene encoding vacuolar protein sorting-associated protein 53 homolog isoform X3 — translation MRMKIRKLDDEIRSVVRGQTNAGEDGRLALEEAQRAIQELFSKIKEIKDKADKSEEMVKEITRDIKQLDHAKKNLTSSITTLNHLHMLVGGVDSLSNLSKRRQYGEVANLLQGVQNVLEHFQKYMEIPQIKELSDRVKSIQSDLGSQILADFEEAFQGAGAKYGPSNQRQLKEACLVVDVLDSKVKKDLLAWFVKLQLSEYLVLFGEKEEVAWLDKIDRRYAWIKRTLVDFEEKFGPLFPEAWEVSERICIEFCNLTRSELSRIMGRRTHEIDVKLLLFAIQRTTNFEALIAKRFTGVTLNEAQSGRVANPQTQSSNPFVESTNPFETESEEEMSSSEESKEPLKQAGSPFTGIISKCFEQHLNIYIDSQDKNLAELINRFLEDLRQQGTPRMETEESSNVLPSCADLFVFYKKCMVQCSQLSTGKPMIDLTRTFQKYLREYANRVLLNNLPKASNQSGGISSASGLIQSILKEGEVTKFTEEEQCRICSILCTAEYCMETSQQLEEKLKEKVNPSLSNQIDMNSEQDTFHNVISNCIQLLVQDLETACEPALTAMSKMSWSSVESVGDQSGYISALTGHLKQNLPVIRDNLASSRKFFTQFCLKFANSFIPKFISHLFKCKNISTVAAEQLLLDTHSLKTILLDLPSLGSQVVRKAPTSYTKIVVKGMTRAEHILKVVMSPHTDQHRFVESYYRMLSDSDLNEFQKVLEMKGLRRSEQSNILEIYRAKMPVSAAAGSTHSDTNQNSALQTQTSEQESSRIRKLERLIKKRL, via the exons ATGAGAATGAAAATAAG aaaaCTAGATGATGAGATACGGTCTGTGGTTCGAGGCCAAACCAATGCCGGAGAGGATGGCAGGCTAGCCCTGGAAGAAGCACAGCGAGCAATACAGGAACTGTTCTCCAAGATCAAGGAGATCAAAGACAAGGCAGACAAATCAGAGGAAATG GTGAAAGAAATAACTAGAGATATAAAACAACTAGATCATGCCAAAAAGAATCTGACTAGCTCCATTACAACACTTAATCATCTACATATGCTAGTGGGAGGTGTGGATTCTCTTTC GAATTTATCCAAGAGGCGACAATATGGAGAAGTTGCAAATTTACTCCAAGGAGTTCAGAACGTCTTGGAACACTTTCAGAAATACATGGAAATACCTCAAATTAAAGAACTATCTGACAG agttAAGTCAATTCAGTCTGATCTGGGATCACAAATTCTGGCTGATTTTGAGGAAGCTTTTCAAGGAGCTGGAGCAAAG tatGGTCCCTCCAATCAAAGACAACTGAAGGAAGCTTGCTTAGTTGTTGATGTTTTGGATTCCAAAGTAAAAAAAGATCTTCTTGCATGGTTCGTCAAACTTCAGCTATCTGAATATTTGGTCCTATTTGGTGAAAAAGAAGAA GTTGCTTGGTTGGACAAAATAGACAGACGATATGCATGGATAAAAAGAACATTAGTAGATTTTGAAGAGAAATTTGGTCCATTGTTTCCAGAGGCTTGGGAAGTTTCAGAAAGAATTTGTATTGAGTTCTGCAATTTAACGag GTCAGAGCTATCCAGAATTATGGGAAGAAGAACACATGAGATTGATGTCAAACTGTTGCTTTTTGCAATCCAGAGAACAACAAACTTTGAAGCTTTGATAGCAAAAAGATTTACTGGAGTGACATTGAATGAAGCACAG AGTGGGAGAGTAGCTAATCCCCAAACACAGTCTTCAAACCCATTTGTAGAGTCTACAAATCCTTTCGAGACAGAATCGGAAGAAGAAATGAGTTCATCTGAAGAATCAAAG GAGCCTTTGAAGCAGGCTGGTTCTCCATTCACAGGCATCATATCAAAATGCTTTGAACAACACCTTAATATTTACATTGATTCCCAAGACAA GAATCTAGCAGAATTAATAAACCGGTTTCTGGAAGATCTAAGGCAGCAGGGAACCCCTAGAATGGAGACAGAGGAGAGCAGCAATGTGCTGCCAAGCTGTGCTGATCTGTTTGTGTTCTACAAAAAGTGCATGGTCCAGTGTTCCCAGCTCAGCACAGGCAAGCCGATGATTGATCTCACTAGAACTTTCCAAAAATACCTCAGAGAATACGCCAATAGAGTCCTCCTCAACAATTTGCCAAA GGCCTCAAACCAGAGTGGAGGGATCAGCTCAGCGTCCGGTTTAATTCAAAGCATCCTGAAAGAAGGGGAGGTCACCAAGTTTACAGAGGAGGAACAGTGTCGGATCTGTAGCATACTGTGTACAGCTGAATACTGCATGGAGACCAGTCAGCAGCTGGAAGAGAAACTGAAAGAGAAAGTCAACCCCAGTCTCTCTAATCAGATTGATATGAACTCAGAGCAAGACACATTCCacaa TGTTATATCCAATTGCATACAGCTTTTGGTGCAGGATTTAGAAACTGCTTGTGAGCCAGCACTCACAGCAATGAGCAAG atgtctTGGTCATCGGTTGAGTCTGTGGGAGATCAGAGTGGTTATATATCAGCCCTCACAGGCCACCTCAAGCAGAATCTACCAGTCATTAGGGACAACCTAGCTTCATCTCGCAAATTCTTtacacaattttgtttaaagtttgcCAA TTCCTTTATCCCAAAGTTCATCAGTCATctctttaaatgtaaaaacattaGCACAGTGGCTGCAGAGCAG CTGCTCCTAGACACCCATTCTCTGAAGACAATTCTGCTAGATCTACCGTCACTTGGATCCCAAGTTGTTAGGAAAGCTCCAAcaag ttaCACAAAAATAGTTGTGAAAGGCATGACTAGAGCAGAGCATATCCTTAAG GTTGTGATGTCACCACATACTGACCAGCATCGATTTGTAGAGAGCTACTACAGAATGCTCAGTGATTCAGATCTGAATGAATTCCAGAAAGTTTTAGAAATGAAG GGTTTGCGGAGGAGTGAGCAAAGCAACATTCTAGAAATTTATCGAGCAAAAATGCCAGTGTCTGCAGCAGCAGGATCTACACATAGTGACACGAACCAGAACAGTGCCCTACAAACTCAAACCTCAGAACAGGAATCTAGTAGAATCCGAAAACTGGAGAGGTTGATCAAGAAGAGACTTTAA